The genome window CCCACTCGAGCAACGAGTCGTTCGCCTCGATCTTCTACCGCAAGCTCGTCTTCCTGGCCTACTTCAACGCGGGCGTCCGCGCCGTCGACATGCGCGATCCCTTCCGTCCCCGGGAGGCGGCCTTCTACATTCCGGCCACGACCAACCACACGGCCGAGAGCTGCGTGCCGACGGAGGCCGGGCGGCGCTGCAAGGTCGCCATCCAGACCAACAACGTCGAGGTCGACGACCGCGGCTTCATCTACCTGGCCGACCGGGCCAACACCGGGCTGCACATCGTGCGGCTCACCGGCGAGGCCCGGCAGATCATTGAGAATCCCGAGTCCTCGTCAGGACGCTGACGGCGCTCCGGCCAGCACCTTGCGCCCCATGGGCGTGGCCTCGAGACGGAAGAACCTCAGCATGTTCCCGGCGGCGATCTGAAAGGCCTCTCGAGCCGGGACGCCCGCGAAGAGTCGCTCGGCAAAGGGGCGGGTGTTCGGCCAGTCGCACTCGATGTGCGGGAAGTCGGTGGCGAACATGATCCGCTCGACCCCCATGTGGTGCCGGAGCTCGACGGCCACCCGTTCCACGTGCTGCACGCTGAACAGGATGTGCTGCCGGACGTAGTCGCTGGGGCGCTGCTTGAGCGGCTTGACGTGTAGCAGCCGCTCCGCCCAGTGGCGGTGGCGCTCGTACCAGTAGTCGGCCTCCTCCATCCAGAACGGCACCCACCCCAGACGGGTCTCGGCGAAGAAGATCTCGAGCTCGGGCAGGCGGTCGAAGGCGCCGGAGAGGATGAGCTGGGCGAAGCTCATCGACGGCGCCGTGCCCAGGAAGGGCAGGGCCACCCATTCCACGATCTTCCGCGGGCCCAGCTTCCGGACGATCTCCGGGTCGGCGCCGGGGTATTCGAATGTCGGCTCGGCGGCTCGGGGTCCCAGGCGGTCGAAGCCCACGTGCACGGTCAAGGGCATCTTCGTGTCGATTGCCGCCGCCCAGAAGCGATCGTCCTCCGGTGTGGGGTACGCCTTGCCGCTGGGGAAAACCCCCAGGTTGACGCCGGGCAGGCCCAGCCTGGCGCAGTGCTCCAGCTCCGCGACGGCGTCGTCCACGTTGGTCCAGGGGATGACGCCGAGCCCGATGAGTCGGTCGCGTGAGACGGCACAGTACTCCTCGCCCAGCCAGTCGTTGTAGGCCCGGACCACGGAGCGATACAGGTCGTCGTCGGTCATCGCCCGCCACAGGCGCGGCCCCACCTGCATG of Candidatus Methylomirabilota bacterium contains these proteins:
- a CDS encoding amidohydrolase family protein, whose amino-acid sequence is MAAPALPPLISSDGHLEVRPERWTPRMPARYRDRAPCTVKLPDGGDAILVEGQPPYPAPFLDLRAGRTNETWQPFGVTVEDTAGVGPPEQRLREQEMDGLEAEVLFPNMQVGPRLWRAMTDDDLYRSVVRAYNDWLGEEYCAVSRDRLIGLGVIPWTNVDDAVAELEHCARLGLPGVNLGVFPSGKAYPTPEDDRFWAAAIDTKMPLTVHVGFDRLGPRAAEPTFEYPGADPEIVRKLGPRKIVEWVALPFLGTAPSMSFAQLILSGAFDRLPELEIFFAETRLGWVPFWMEEADYWYERHRHWAERLLHVKPLKQRPSDYVRQHILFSVQHVERVAVELRHHMGVERIMFATDFPHIECDWPNTRPFAERLFAGVPAREAFQIAAGNMLRFFRLEATPMGRKVLAGAPSAS